One Natator depressus isolate rNatDep1 chromosome 6, rNatDep2.hap1, whole genome shotgun sequence DNA window includes the following coding sequences:
- the SAAL1 gene encoding protein SAAL1 isoform X1, translating to MDRNPSPPSSDAEDEQAAGDSIGNTVYSKHWLFSILTKLIEVISPEKSDSNSNREEVQTELDEEMENDICKMWDMSMDELVLSAEDPLSRVRLDVALFLQEFNAPDIFMGVFAKSKCPRLIEICVGILGNMACFQDICMSISKDDNLGQILLQHLCDSDSPTLLETSRLLLTCLSQAEVANIWVERIRENPSVYDCVCFIMSSSTNVELLVKVGEVVDKLFDLDEELMLNWIKNGSCQSVGQSTDDSPEEHPDFRIVSCVLEAAKQVCSDNPEGLDVYMHILQLLTTVDEGIQAIVQSPDGGKETWTLLYGLVCHELCQPDDPPIIIQEQKSVLASILSVLSAMFASQIQQEYVKMRKNMPLIGSLIRILQNMEGCGKRSFDNSKKSQPEETKKSGTVEEDFHLKILKDICCELLSNMLQELTKENILEGLNQGHLNEQKCSCAFQNLLPLYFTSVESFLEALREADQTLADSLEKHFPSLRLQT from the exons ATGGACCGGAATCCTTCGCCCCCTTCTAGCGATGCTGAGGACGAGCAGGCAGCAGGGGATTCCATTGGGAACACAGTCTACAGCAAGCATTGGCTGTTCAGTATCCTTACAAAACTGATTGAG GTCATTAGCCCTGAAAAGAGTGACTCCAACTCGAACCGTGAGGAAGTGCAGACAGAGCTAGATGAAGAAATGGAGAATGACATTTGTAAAATGTGGGACATGTCAATGGATGAG TTGGTGCTATCTGCTGAGGATCCCCTAAGCAGAGTACGCCTG GATGTTGCATTATTTCTCCAAGAATTTAATGCCCCTGATATATTTATGGGAGTGTTTGCCAAGTCTAAGTGTCCTCGACTTATT GAAATCTGTGTGGGAATATTGGGTAATATGGCCTGTTTCCAAGACATATGCATGTCTATTAGTAAAGATGACAATCTTGG ACAAATATTATTGCAACATTTATGTGATTCGGACTCTCCTACTTTGCTGGAAACAAGCAG GTTGTTGTTAACCTGCCTCTCCCAAGCTGAGGTGGCCAACATCTGGGTTGAAAGAATCCGAGAAAACCCATCTGTGTATGACTGTGTTTGTTTTATCATGTCAAGCTCTACAAATG TTGAACTGCTGGTTAAAGTGGGCGAGGTGGTGGACAAGCTCTTTGACCTGGATGAAGAACTAATGTTAAATTGGATTAAAAATGGCTCTTGTCAGTCAGTGGGACAGTCTACAGATGATTCCCCAGAAGAACATCCAGATTTTAGGATTGTATCTTGTGTACTTGAAGCAGCAAAACAAGTCTG CTCAGATAATCCAGAGGGGCTTGATGTTTATATGCATATCTTGCAGCTCCTAACCACAGTGGATGAGGGCATTCAGGCTATTG TGCAGTCTCctgatggaggaaaagagacTTGGACTTTACTTTATGGTCTGGTTTGCCATGAACTCTGCCAGCCAGATGATCCACCGATCATCATTCAAGAGCAGAAGAGTGTATTGGCCTCTATTTTGTCTGTACTGTCTGCCATGTTTGCTTCACAGATACAACAGGAATATGTCAAGATGAGAAAAA ATATGCCTCTGATTGGGAGTTTGATTCGAATCTTACAAAACATGGAGGGCTGTGGGAAGAGATCTTTTGATAACtcaaagaaatcacagccagaGGAGACTAAGAAGTCAGGAACAGTTGAGGAAGACTTCCATCTGAAAATCTTGAAGGATATCTGTTGTGAATTGCTTTCCAATATGCTTCAAGAATTGACTAAG GAAAACATATTagagggattgaaccagggacatCTAAACGAACAGAAATGTTCCTGTGCGTTTCAGAATCTTTTACCACTATATTTCACTTCA GTGGAAAGTTTCCTTGAAGCGCTGCGTGAGGCTGATCAGACCCTTGCGGACAGTCTAGAAAAACATTTCCCAAGCCTGAGGCTGCAGACATAA
- the SAAL1 gene encoding protein SAAL1 isoform X2: MDRNPSPPSSDAEDEQAAGDSIGNTVYSKHWLFSILTKLIEVISPEKSDSNSNREEVQTELDEEMENDICKMWDMSMDEDVALFLQEFNAPDIFMGVFAKSKCPRLIEICVGILGNMACFQDICMSISKDDNLGQILLQHLCDSDSPTLLETSRLLLTCLSQAEVANIWVERIRENPSVYDCVCFIMSSSTNVELLVKVGEVVDKLFDLDEELMLNWIKNGSCQSVGQSTDDSPEEHPDFRIVSCVLEAAKQVCSDNPEGLDVYMHILQLLTTVDEGIQAIVQSPDGGKETWTLLYGLVCHELCQPDDPPIIIQEQKSVLASILSVLSAMFASQIQQEYVKMRKNMPLIGSLIRILQNMEGCGKRSFDNSKKSQPEETKKSGTVEEDFHLKILKDICCELLSNMLQELTKENILEGLNQGHLNEQKCSCAFQNLLPLYFTSVESFLEALREADQTLADSLEKHFPSLRLQT; encoded by the exons ATGGACCGGAATCCTTCGCCCCCTTCTAGCGATGCTGAGGACGAGCAGGCAGCAGGGGATTCCATTGGGAACACAGTCTACAGCAAGCATTGGCTGTTCAGTATCCTTACAAAACTGATTGAG GTCATTAGCCCTGAAAAGAGTGACTCCAACTCGAACCGTGAGGAAGTGCAGACAGAGCTAGATGAAGAAATGGAGAATGACATTTGTAAAATGTGGGACATGTCAATGGATGAG GATGTTGCATTATTTCTCCAAGAATTTAATGCCCCTGATATATTTATGGGAGTGTTTGCCAAGTCTAAGTGTCCTCGACTTATT GAAATCTGTGTGGGAATATTGGGTAATATGGCCTGTTTCCAAGACATATGCATGTCTATTAGTAAAGATGACAATCTTGG ACAAATATTATTGCAACATTTATGTGATTCGGACTCTCCTACTTTGCTGGAAACAAGCAG GTTGTTGTTAACCTGCCTCTCCCAAGCTGAGGTGGCCAACATCTGGGTTGAAAGAATCCGAGAAAACCCATCTGTGTATGACTGTGTTTGTTTTATCATGTCAAGCTCTACAAATG TTGAACTGCTGGTTAAAGTGGGCGAGGTGGTGGACAAGCTCTTTGACCTGGATGAAGAACTAATGTTAAATTGGATTAAAAATGGCTCTTGTCAGTCAGTGGGACAGTCTACAGATGATTCCCCAGAAGAACATCCAGATTTTAGGATTGTATCTTGTGTACTTGAAGCAGCAAAACAAGTCTG CTCAGATAATCCAGAGGGGCTTGATGTTTATATGCATATCTTGCAGCTCCTAACCACAGTGGATGAGGGCATTCAGGCTATTG TGCAGTCTCctgatggaggaaaagagacTTGGACTTTACTTTATGGTCTGGTTTGCCATGAACTCTGCCAGCCAGATGATCCACCGATCATCATTCAAGAGCAGAAGAGTGTATTGGCCTCTATTTTGTCTGTACTGTCTGCCATGTTTGCTTCACAGATACAACAGGAATATGTCAAGATGAGAAAAA ATATGCCTCTGATTGGGAGTTTGATTCGAATCTTACAAAACATGGAGGGCTGTGGGAAGAGATCTTTTGATAACtcaaagaaatcacagccagaGGAGACTAAGAAGTCAGGAACAGTTGAGGAAGACTTCCATCTGAAAATCTTGAAGGATATCTGTTGTGAATTGCTTTCCAATATGCTTCAAGAATTGACTAAG GAAAACATATTagagggattgaaccagggacatCTAAACGAACAGAAATGTTCCTGTGCGTTTCAGAATCTTTTACCACTATATTTCACTTCA GTGGAAAGTTTCCTTGAAGCGCTGCGTGAGGCTGATCAGACCCTTGCGGACAGTCTAGAAAAACATTTCCCAAGCCTGAGGCTGCAGACATAA
- the SAAL1 gene encoding protein SAAL1 isoform X3 encodes MENDICKMWDMSMDELVLSAEDPLSRVRLDVALFLQEFNAPDIFMGVFAKSKCPRLIEICVGILGNMACFQDICMSISKDDNLGQILLQHLCDSDSPTLLETSRLLLTCLSQAEVANIWVERIRENPSVYDCVCFIMSSSTNVELLVKVGEVVDKLFDLDEELMLNWIKNGSCQSVGQSTDDSPEEHPDFRIVSCVLEAAKQVCSDNPEGLDVYMHILQLLTTVDEGIQAIVQSPDGGKETWTLLYGLVCHELCQPDDPPIIIQEQKSVLASILSVLSAMFASQIQQEYVKMRKNMPLIGSLIRILQNMEGCGKRSFDNSKKSQPEETKKSGTVEEDFHLKILKDICCELLSNMLQELTKENILEGLNQGHLNEQKCSCAFQNLLPLYFTSVESFLEALREADQTLADSLEKHFPSLRLQT; translated from the exons ATGGAGAATGACATTTGTAAAATGTGGGACATGTCAATGGATGAG TTGGTGCTATCTGCTGAGGATCCCCTAAGCAGAGTACGCCTG GATGTTGCATTATTTCTCCAAGAATTTAATGCCCCTGATATATTTATGGGAGTGTTTGCCAAGTCTAAGTGTCCTCGACTTATT GAAATCTGTGTGGGAATATTGGGTAATATGGCCTGTTTCCAAGACATATGCATGTCTATTAGTAAAGATGACAATCTTGG ACAAATATTATTGCAACATTTATGTGATTCGGACTCTCCTACTTTGCTGGAAACAAGCAG GTTGTTGTTAACCTGCCTCTCCCAAGCTGAGGTGGCCAACATCTGGGTTGAAAGAATCCGAGAAAACCCATCTGTGTATGACTGTGTTTGTTTTATCATGTCAAGCTCTACAAATG TTGAACTGCTGGTTAAAGTGGGCGAGGTGGTGGACAAGCTCTTTGACCTGGATGAAGAACTAATGTTAAATTGGATTAAAAATGGCTCTTGTCAGTCAGTGGGACAGTCTACAGATGATTCCCCAGAAGAACATCCAGATTTTAGGATTGTATCTTGTGTACTTGAAGCAGCAAAACAAGTCTG CTCAGATAATCCAGAGGGGCTTGATGTTTATATGCATATCTTGCAGCTCCTAACCACAGTGGATGAGGGCATTCAGGCTATTG TGCAGTCTCctgatggaggaaaagagacTTGGACTTTACTTTATGGTCTGGTTTGCCATGAACTCTGCCAGCCAGATGATCCACCGATCATCATTCAAGAGCAGAAGAGTGTATTGGCCTCTATTTTGTCTGTACTGTCTGCCATGTTTGCTTCACAGATACAACAGGAATATGTCAAGATGAGAAAAA ATATGCCTCTGATTGGGAGTTTGATTCGAATCTTACAAAACATGGAGGGCTGTGGGAAGAGATCTTTTGATAACtcaaagaaatcacagccagaGGAGACTAAGAAGTCAGGAACAGTTGAGGAAGACTTCCATCTGAAAATCTTGAAGGATATCTGTTGTGAATTGCTTTCCAATATGCTTCAAGAATTGACTAAG GAAAACATATTagagggattgaaccagggacatCTAAACGAACAGAAATGTTCCTGTGCGTTTCAGAATCTTTTACCACTATATTTCACTTCA GTGGAAAGTTTCCTTGAAGCGCTGCGTGAGGCTGATCAGACCCTTGCGGACAGTCTAGAAAAACATTTCCCAAGCCTGAGGCTGCAGACATAA